Sequence from the Rutidosis leptorrhynchoides isolate AG116_Rl617_1_P2 chromosome 3, CSIRO_AGI_Rlap_v1, whole genome shotgun sequence genome:
tatcaaatgtgatataaaacaatatgtttgcaaactcggtattcttaatcatttttctacgctaatcaccctcatgaatttaaatttttactgatttcttgcaaatgagggcattgcatgatctcaagtgtggggaagggttataaattctctcgggtttacacttaatttatttgtcaaattttgtgaaaatttgaaaaattttcaataaaatgaattcaaaatcatgtttatacatatttatgaacgataaaactaggcgttaatgccgaaattattgttacctcggagagaacataaatggagaaacaacccaaaacacttgaattcatttaaaatggaagagaagagaataaaaaggcaaagaaaagaataaataaaagctaagtgtggaaagaatttaccaagtttttcaaaacatatatcacatatttgtacaagattattgcaggtacttttgctttggactaaactaatcagttttacccgatttactgtaatatatttgaaagaaagatggatctacatgatgaatcaattccatcattaaaaggaagtaatgtcttccgaaaaagacacgcaattcttgatttaggtcaggaagttgtcatccagaccagctgtaggttgacgaaaaatctagaaaagtcatctctaaaatcagcaggaaatccacggacctcagcatcaaacagggtcgccatgtggttagacttatcctatccatgagaggatctatctcgtaaaatggggagggcgccgtacaaattagcttgataagactaatgaatcagacccccagaaaggataatctccttaaagattaaaaatcagcttttaagcctgatattactcaatccttgagactgaccttaaagattgagaattacaaactcatggaattcaatgatatctaaactcaagcttgaacgagaaaatattttgatcaaattaaaaccgatttgtttttctgaaaacctattttcaatgcgttcattaccattgaacgtaaaatccgatgaattcacctggaattcattaggtcaccttaaccaaatcgggtgttaaccgtaagaacggtggttgcatagcatggtcgaagacaggaccttgtgccagaccgaaaaaactatagggtgatctttggtattgctcctacaaaggatagtaattgcatctaacacgttgtggaccatgaacatctgcatgtcattagacattgccttaacagttgcttgttcatcgctttcctttacaaccggatggtaatttaccgaaaggtaatatacagagcaagtttactggacgtgtgctttcctaatacaatgttagcaagtgggtgacacaaaaccgcaagttttgagctaaaattttaaaatctgaaacccacacaacccacaaaaatattttgcaacaccggtgaaaggttattccggaaaacttatctaggttaaaagctagaataaattttcaaaagatcaaatgttttcataaagatccaatttccttaaaggatctaaatttttataatcatgtgggaatgtaaaccacattgttcctatcattgtttataccgccgtatcaaaatcactgatgtataaagtgtgagaataaaaaaatgattcgagtgaagtgtgattttaatttcaagttctgtattgcttgaggacaagtaacgtttaagcgtggggatatttgatagtgctccagatgaacatatatttaggcgcaatatacttccaatatgtaaagcttttagttactattgttctatttttatgtaataatcgtttaaataaataagtgcaaagacaaaagaagaaaacgacgatttgaagacgcaaatgaccaaaaagctcaaatgtacaagatacaatccaagtggttcaatttattgatgagaaacgtctaaaaatgacaagagtacaagccgcgaaacgcaaagtacaagatatctaagcgtacgaaaaggggTTCAAtaattcgtatgcttagatatcttgtacccaaaaacttgatgtgtgcagcggtgtatacgaaatactattatttttattacaaaacacgatacaaattacacaagttttatttatttattgatggaatatacctaaaccttgctacaacacttataggcagtatacctaattgtagagtagtgtagtttttagtaagtccggttcgttccacagggagctagctgagtttaacgctatatttttaacaactatatttatataaaatatatataattatatagggaAAAGTGAATATGGATAACAGCACCATATAACCTTATATGTCAACCCTCCTAAAACTATGTCGTATTATACTCCAAATAAATAATACTCTGTAACAAATTAACCTCCTCCTATATTCATGCAATTTCACAACTCACGTTCAATTAGCCTCCTTAATAAGCTTTCTTCAAGTTGTTGCACCTTCACCTTAATTTCCTTACGACTGAAATCGGCATAGCTGATTAAACGATTAAAATTGCGACAAATAATTACTGCTTCTTTCTACTTTCTTCATTCAATTTGACTGTCGTTGAGATCACTTGAAGCAACAACAGGTACAACAGTTTTGTGGTTGATTTTCCCTACCCCATCATACTGATGTTTCTACATGGTTATCGATCACTTCGTGATTGCAATGTTATAATATTATCATGTTGATTATTTCCTAATTGTCAAGTATTATATCTTTTAATTTACTATTAATCCTTTATGAAATTGATTTATCTACTTTCAATGTATATGATTACGTTTTTTTGCTTTTGGTTTATCTTTGTGCTGGTTTCTAATTGCAGAACAGTTTAATTGACAGATTGGTTTCGATATTTATGTTTCTTGTATTTTTTTTAGCTCTTCATCATGAATAATAAATAACACATTATAGCTACTTACAAAGAATGGGCGCGTATATAAAtttagttaaacacactaatgatcAAAGTAGACTTGTGGTGTTAATTAACACCACGTCCAGCATGTATGTGTGTTATATAGATCCATCTACTCACTGATCTTTTTATTCTTGTGTTATTACAGAATATGCATAATACATTGGAATTTGATCAACAAGAATATGAGCACTATGACAATAATCAGGACATTAATACAAATGAGTTTCTTGACAACCATAGTAATAGTTCAGGATACAACAGTCACGATGAAGATGATGTAGTGGATGATGTTGGATTTGATAAAGAAACCCATCAAACTGAAGACCTCGACAATAATGATTCTGAATTTCAAAGTGAGAAGCAAAATGATGATAACAAGGATATTGAGTTTGAGAAGGATAATGGAGGTATTGATGCTAATGTAATGGGAATGATTTTCGATACCCCTGATGATGCATACACCTTTTATAATCGTTATGCTTTTTTACATGGATTTGGAATACGAAAACGGACCACCTTTAGAAATAAGACAACGAATGAGCCTTACCGAAAAACATATGTATGCAACAAGGAAGGGTTTAAGGATACTTCAAAAGAGATTGTTACAAAACGTCGTAGAGAATCTAGAACGGGTTGTACAGCAATGATTCAAATATCCAAAAATAAAGTTGGTAAATGGTTTGTAGATGGTTTTaacaatacacataaccatgaacTAAGCACTCCGAGCAAAGTGATGAAACACCGTTCTCATGGAAAGACTCACCGCACGATGGCTACCAAATCTCTTATGTTGGATCTTAGCAAAAACGGTTTGAGGCCTTGTCAAATAAAAAAAGTCGTAAACTCCATGAAAGATCCGGATGCACCTGATGTTACTTCAAAACAATGCTCTGATATATTGTCTGAAGAGCGAAGAAAATACCGTGGTAAAGAATTCTATGGAGTTATCAAATATTTTCAAGAAAAAGCCTATGTAGATAGTAAACATTATTGGGTTGTGGATTTATTTGATGACGGGTCTCCAAAAAATATTTTTTGGGTTGATGGGAGGTCACGAGACGCATACATAAATTTTGGAGATGTTGTCGTGTTTGATGTGACGTATATGACGAACAGGTTTAAGATGCCATTTTCTCCATTTATTGGGGTGAATCATCATGGTCAATCTATACTATTCGGAGGTGCTTTACTAGAGAATGAAAAGGAAGAAACATTTGTTTGGCTATTTCAACAATTCTTAAAGTGCATGTTTGACATGCATCCAACTGCAATAATTACCGATGAAGATAAAGCAGTGAGAAATGCCATCAAAAAAGTTCTTCCAAATACCCGTCATCGGTATTGTGCATGGCACATCAAAAAGCATGAACGAGAACAACTTCGGCCTCTTAAAGCACGTTATAGTGATTTTAAAGATATGTACAATAAGTATGTTAAAAGCCATACAGTTGAAGAATTTGAAAACCGGTGGAAAGTTATACGTGATAAGTATGATCTTGGAAGTCACTTTTGGTTAAACGATATGTATAATCAACGTACCCTTTGGggtaaagtttttttaaaagatTGTTTTTTTGCTGGGATGACCACAAGTGGTAGAAGTGAGAGCATTCACTCATTCTTTGATGGATATGTTACTTCCAATACCATGTTGAATGAATTTGTAGCCCAATATGATAAAGCTGTTGAGTCTCGACGAGCTGCTGAAGAAGATGAGGACTTCAAAACTATGAACACAAAGGCAGTTTATTCTTCTGTTAATCCAATAGAAGTGAAAGCAGGTACACGTTATACAAGCAGGATGTTTGATGTTTTTCAAAAAGAATGGATACAAGCGAATAATAATTTAACTCATGAGACTTTATGTAAGAGCGCGGGAGAGATCAAATATAAGGTTGGTCAAGTTAATGTTGAGAACGTATATTGGAGAACTGTGACCATTTGTTTGTTAGATAAGTTAAATGTCACATGTTCCTGTTCAAAGTTTGAAACATATGGAATCTTATGCAAACATATCTTGTATGTTATGAAGAAGAAGCACATTGAAACTCTTCCGGATCATTATATTTTACCAAGGTGGACACTTGATGCTAGGTATAAGGTGGAAAATTATAACAACAAACTTGAAGATATACATAACGACAACAAAGTTAATGCGTTAAGTTTGTGGTGTGTTCAAACAAAATATATGAAAGCGGTTGAACAAGCGAAAGAATCTCCCTCAAACCTGAAGAAACTAGATAGTCTTTTAGATAAGTTTTTAGAAGAACATACGAATCACCAAAACTCTACACAAATTGACAATCCATTACAGGAATCCAATGCAGGTAGCTCGCAAATAAGCATGATGCCTCAAATATCAGTTCGGGATCCTCCGGCTCCTGTTGCTACTAAAGGTCGTCCAAAGAGCGCATGTCGAATCAAATCTTCTCTAAAAGCACTGAAAAAAAGAAAATGTTCACATTGCGGGGGATTAGGTCACTATATCACAGGGTGTCCAGTTAAGAAGGTACTAGTGATTGTTTATTTATGTATTCAGTTATCTTATTTGTTCATTGACTTTCTGATGATAGTTGCATTCATTATTCTAATACTCTTTTGCATCAGGCTAAAGATGCTGCTGCTGGTACTAAATGATGTTTTGTTTATAATTGATGATTTTTCAGTTGCTGGTGCAATAGTCCATGAAGTCATAAGGTTGCTAATATTTAGCTTATGCAGAGTTTGATTCTTTTTCTATCTACTGATGTGTTCAGTCTTTAGTGTATTCAAAATTGGATTTCCCTTTATCAGTTTATCAGTTAGTGTTTAGTGTATGCATGTTTTGATTCTTTTTTATCGGTTGTTGGTAGTATTGTTTAGCTTATGTTTATTGATCAATTATAAATTCTTTAGTTGTTCTACCCATTAAGATGTGCCAAATATATAGCTGCACTATCCATGTTTATGCTTGCATACAATAAAGCAATGTGCACATACTTATTTTGAGATATATATGTCACAAACTGCATTGTATAAGATGACTAAAAAAAATAGTATAGCAACTAGCTACCAAACAAGCTGATCATAACCTGAACAACAAAAGTTGCAATTTTTAGATGAGCAATTTCATTTAACTAAACAAAATATTACATCAGTTTTCAAATGCAAAAGGCTCACAAATAACTTGACCCACTTCTCAAAACATACCATTTAAAAACAAACTCACTAAATAAAACTATCAccccacaacattggcctttaatCATACTATCTTTTGAACAAATCTTTGCATGACTCAAATATGAGTTGATGTGATTTCACACATATACTTGTTGAAGCTTTTGATCTAACAACTCGTTTTGAATTCCATCAACATACTAGATTTTCACTTCATGCTTTAGCTTTCAACCGAACCTGTAAAATAGTAGTACAACATTCGCCACATTTTATGCTAAAAAGTAAAAGAATAACACATTGTTTTTACTAATTAGAGAGTGGTACAAAAAGCTAACATTTTATGCTAACAAAATAAATATTGATCCTTGCCCTAATCTATCAAATTACTTAAAAATCGACACAACAGATGGAATCGTCGACTTGGTCTATTGGGGTTGGGTACCGAAAAAAAATCGATTGTACCTTCAGTTGCTTTGGATGATTAGTACCAATTTTAAGTTGGATGACGAACAGTCAAGAAATCAATTTATCGCCATTCATGAGATGTGAATTATATCGATGACTTGGTCAATTGGGGATGGGAACCAAAATAAAAAATTAACGATTGTACCTTATTGTTGTATTGGATGATTGGAATCAAATTTAAGTTGGATGAAGTACGGTCACGAAATCGATATATCTCCATTATTGAGATGGAAATTAGGGGAGGTGCAAATATATGAACCTGATTGtacgaggtttttttttttttatgattttggATCCGAACGACATAGTTTTGGGAGGGTTGGCATATAAGGTTATATGGTGCTGTTATCCATATTCACTTTCcccaattatatatagtaatattattataaaagggggtttttaccatttaatgaccggtttgtcgattttatattttaagcgtaaaaataaatgacaataattaaagtgcgtacaaATATACAAATAAAGCGTAAAAAAATAAATTTCGATAAAGTAAATTgtagtaaataaaatgacagtaaataaaagtacggtgaaatatgaaataaaacaattatgcttatttaaacttccgtaaccatgatgtttgccattttgatcttaatttatttatctgggttaattgtcatttgtcctggatttatttgatacctatctgatttttgtccataatagtccatcgatcataattataaaatgctcgtcaaattaaccttattctcgaagtcaaatattctaactaattagggattcgaactgtaacaaggttttaatactttgtttaatgattacaccaggttatcgactgcgtataatccaaggttttaatattttgttaaaaattacaccaattatccttgtatgtaattgacccctgttttaattaatccatgatacattaatttattcacttggccataatgaataatcaattacccaatccaattgattaattaaatgattgtaaacgatgtcgtataaacgtcactaaataggacattcgtaatcaatttaataattattagattaactaatccgAAGATagattcgacaggttccaatgagttgtcattcaattagacagtaccccctacctattaatagtcaatagtccaatgttcacaagtgtcggtcttttgtccaaaccttaattatggtacaaaatccaataacccgtctttaatatttagtctaacatcacgattacttcgggtcaaataagcatgataataacttagttacgagacattaatttaaaaaggaagaacatagcttaaagtgattatttatcgtgtagcgttacacggacagagttccgactttaaaacccgtaaaacatttcttacaataacccaactaaaccataactttattattaaaattaacttaaattataattataattataaaatataaatataaattgagatatTGAAGTAGAAAAAGGGATATGGATTCAGCAGAAgcttgtgccttttataggcagattttgaatttagctgctccgcgagtgcggaacttttgtgccttacagctccgcgagtgcgggcggagcttcggattccagctcaccaaattgagttaaacgtgggctgctgaatattataatatataatataataatatacaattttatataattatatatatatattatattatattcttgtgcatagttgacttataattttagctccgttgagttgtacattgatgctcggtttatgtctcagtttcgaattatcaaacgccttttcgtacgcttagatatcttgtattttgcgtttcgcggcttgtactcttgtcatttttaggcgtttcttatcaataaattgaaccacttgaattatatcttgtacatttgagcttttttggtcatttgcgtcttcaaatcgtcgttttcttcttttgtcttcgcacttatttatttaaatgattattacataaaaatagaacaatagtaattaaaagctttacatattggaagtatattgcgcctaaatatatgttcatttggagcactatcagtaataTTGAAATTAACAACTATGTGCTAGATATGtactacatatttattatatagacACAAACACAAAGTTTGTATACCATGGTAACTGATATGACCGAAACAAACGGTTttattatgcggtgtcgttaggccgcaaggcatcAGAATCAGTTATCGGGAGGTGAGAACactggtttattatttatattttagcggggcctaaatttacttttaacttttttaaggtagaaggtgtaagttaacctagggtcatacttttgaatggtttaacgaattgaagatcaactcgataattgtctttggttaaattacctagataaatgatagtagttggttttaagctaatagtcctaattgcggaaaagtaaaggtggtggaaggatatccggagtatgcagatcaatgaaatgttgaccaagatatctgtttgggctagggaaaggtaattatgtttatgttaaagctataaTCAGAATGGTGTAGATCAGGTTGGATGACCCAATTACATAGACCTACTTATCtatagactctcggagttctcgttgagtagtgaaaagtatgtcacttggttgtataattgaaaggtaaatataccttggaggttatcctcagtaaagcactaggtttattagtgacttgagttctaatcctaaccctcgttatcagtttggataactgaataacaacgtgccgtgttgattgaacacagatcacaaacggaaggagtccgttagGGTAAGTTGACAAAAATTTAATGAAAACTAACAactatttcatcatactaatgaggtcATAACAATCTAAATATTATACAACATTACAATTGATATACTCAATGTAAAGcaaatagaaacctaatagatatctaaacagttgatatgacttagtcctaggataacaatcaaacaagaacatgcaataggtttaggTTACACAgctaaggcactaactagatcttaacagctcctaaaaggtctctttggaacagtcaatatgcatactaggtcattcatgtctcaatcctAAGTTTCgtatcctaaaagcgcattaaatgcctctagggaactccggccataccgaattcatagaatcttcagatacaataTAATTAGGGGTCtttatcctatgaagtagctaagttcatataggtggacaagtccttatcacaacctaggttggtcaatccttaagatgctagcatacaaatctatcggaaTCACAAGTACAGTACGACgatagtaaccgtactaatttaacataactacgctaacccaaacttctatcatggcaccatacggattaattaagctaacatggtaatatcggaacgcattattaaacataaatgataagaatacgtgtttaattaataagagaaacgtttcggataaaaacctgaaaaggcagaAGAAATCTGCTCAAGATCGCATGGACTCGcgaatcctccggaaaataaaagctaagctagctactactaaaaactaactaaaaagcttgaaaatctaAATTaaagtacaaattgagtgtgtgtaaaaatgaatgcaaaaagctcCTTAAATAGGCAAAAATTCTCCtggcatacggctggcaggccgtatgccaTGATCGTATGCCAGGGCAAGCCGTTTGTTATGCCCGGATGATGGCAGGCCATTtcccatagtggcaggccgtatggcaggccggatgGCAAGGTGTACGGCTGCTCTGGTCTGCTGTTTTTTtcgggatcgtaacttgatttcctgcgtcgtaacttgtctttcaccgttttcgctctagaatcttcgttttacctccattttacttgattatttttgcatcgcctttgtaataacTTAATCTATAAAATTACCTACAAAGCGATTATTTTACCGacaaagtttgaaactttattgatttagggcttatAATCGGGGgtaaaaaacgtgactttttgtccGATATCAGTAACCATATACAATTCAACATAAaactttgatatttttattataaataaggTGTAATATTATATGCTCCAAACATTGAGAAAATAATTATCATCAACTTATGACGACAACGTATATTTAACGATAATAACTTACTAAATTCAAATATTACTCAATAACAAATGTGAGTgacaatatttttttatttagagtagtacatgtaaagacccgtcctaatccataagaacgaatacaataacatatgattacattgcgaggtatttgacctctatatgatacattttacaaacattgcattcgttttaaaagataaacttt
This genomic interval carries:
- the LOC139896972 gene encoding protein FAR1-RELATED SEQUENCE 5-like, which translates into the protein MIPSSKSDKKVAIDIVAWSFKIDTSIGIITVNKALMSIYGFTFGKLFGIKKVSRRVRLRSSSNIFHSHTVDTSNMLTVDTVTQNSLIDRLVSIFMFLNMHNTLEFDQQEYEHYDNNQDINTNEFLDNHSNSSGYNSHDEDDVVDDVGFDKETHQTEDLDNNDSEFQSEKQNDDNKDIEFEKDNGGIDANVMGMIFDTPDDAYTFYNRYAFLHGFGIRKRTTFRNKTTNEPYRKTYVCNKEGFKDTSKEIVTKRRRESRTGCTAMIQISKNKVGKWFVDGFNNTHNHELSTPSKVMKHRSHGKTHRTMATKSLMLDLSKNGLRPCQIKKVVNSMKDPDAPDVTSKQCSDILSEERRKYRGKEFYGVIKYFQEKAYVDSKHYWVVDLFDDGSPKNIFWVDGRSRDAYINFGDVVVFDVTYMTNRFKMPFSPFIGVNHHGQSILFGGALLENEKEETFVWLFQQFLKCMFDMHPTAIITDEDKAVRNAIKKVLPNTRHRYCAWHIKKHEREQLRPLKARYSDFKDMYNKYVKSHTVEEFENRWKVIRDKYDLGSHFWLNDMYNQRTLWGKVFLKDCFFAGMTTSGRSESIHSFFDGYVTSNTMLNEFVAQYDKAVESRRAAEEDEDFKTMNTKAVYSSVNPIEVKAGTRYTSRMFDVFQKEWIQANNNLTHETLCKSAGEIKYKVGQVNVENVYWRTVTICLLDKLNVTCSCSKFETYGILCKHILYVMKKKHIETLPDHYILPRWTLDARYKVENYNNKLEDIHNDNKVNALSLWCVQTKYMKAVEQAKESPSNLKKLDSLLDKFLEEHTNHQNSTQIDNPLQESNAGSSQISMMPQISVRDPPAPVATKGRPKSACRIKSSLKALKKRKCSHCGGLGHYITGCPVKKAKDAAAGTK